The sequence atttcactccatgttggcaagttgtgtaggtcccactatgatgtgtaggttagatccacaccgtccacccattttttgagattattttagagcatgggccaaaaaatcaggttaatctaaagctcaagtggaccccaccatagaaagcaacggggattgaatacttaccattgaaaacttcaatggggctatataagttttggatctacctcatttttaggcccatgccataaaatgaggtcacaaaacaaatgaatggtctagatataacacatgtgtgttattctcaataacttcgaatgatggttggtatatccattcaatgtaccaccggattaccaacaaagcatggaattattcttatcccatggcaacagggtaattatgttttttgaatcccatcccaccgaatcccttccaatcccaacgcccaaacacgccctagatATAAAAGAGTCGGCTCAAAGAAGGCCAAACCAGATGGCTGAGATCATCGTATTGGTGGAAAGTTGAACCCAATAGGGGCCAGAGATTGTACGGACAGAATGACGTACGTGCATACATCATGTTTATCTATATAAACATATAGGTAGGGGAAGAAGATGAGTTCACACAGCTTGAAATTTCAATTGAAATGGGAGGAGAAGTGAAGGTGTTTGGAGCATTCCCAAGTCCATACTGTTTTAGGATTGAATGGGCCCTTAAGCACAAGGGAATCGCATATGAATACGTCAAAGAAGATCTACGTAACAAAAGTCCACTGCTTTTGGAGTACAATCCTGTTTACACGAAGGTTCCAGTGCTCTTGCATGACGGAAATCCAGTTTCGGAATCGCTTGTCATTCTCGAATACATCGATGAAACGTGGAAGGAGAATCCCATATTGCCTGAAGATCCTTACGAGCGAGCAATGGCTCGGTTCTGGGCCAACTTCGCAGAAGAGAAGGTGATCGATCCTTCTATCATTCATTATtcgagtttttttcttcttttttttataaataaataaataaataaataaaaatcatttttgggtgtgtttggttgcaccaagtttaaatatcattaaaaaaatttggaCCAAATTAGACCATTTAATCATGAAATGTCAGGaaattttgatatatttgaggcagcCAAACCCACCCTTTTGTCTCTAACATGAAAGGAATGCTAAGTGGAGTTGCAGTCAAGCTCGTGTcggctttggtttttttttttttttttttttttttttaaatgtggaaATAACTGTACAAGGCAGATTTGGGGCCAACTCATGAGCAAAAAGGGTACGGGTCTGTCTATCATATGAGAAATGTAACCCCCTCAAGCTACCCAATCGACTCTATCCATGAAAAGGAGACTTCTAATTGGAGAGGGGAGCTCCACCGGAGATCGGAAGAACGTGTGCGACTGGCCGCCACTACCCCCGCGAGCTAACACATCGGCCATGGCTTTTATTCGTAGTTGAACTAAATTATTGAaatcaattcaattgagcatccaaacacagtcCAATAATGGTAGATTTGGACAGGAGGGTTCCACCATGGATTGAACATGGTCCTAAAGTCATGCTAATTagatgattgtaaccatccaagTCAGTCTTAAGTAAGATCATTTTCATTCTTTCCTTCCATTTTGAAAACCCTTGTTCAAGTGATCGTGATCATCCGATATGGATAATCTTTGGGGCCCACATGGGAATTTGCACCGGGACAGGTTAAGAAGAATTCAAACAGGATCATATATTGTTTTGTTCAGTTGCTAATTCTCCAATAATTTTATCTTAATGATGCAGTGTTCGGCTAGCATAAGGACTGCTTTCTTCTCGCAAGGAAAAGAGCGAGAACAAGCATTAGAATCCTCGTTAGCAGAACTCCAAATCCTCGATGCAGAGCTTAAAGGGAAGAAATTCTTTGGGGGAGACACAATCGGGTTTGTAGATTTAGTGGCCGGTTGGATCCCACATTGGCTCCCTGTGATGGAAGAAGTGACGGGCATAAAGCTACTCGATGCGTCTCGATTCCCATCACTCGATGCATGGGCCAAGAATTTCAAGGAAGTTCCAGCCATCAAAGAGAATTCTCCACCTCATGATCCGATGACATCCTACTTCCATGGCATTTGGACGAACATGGTTTCATCAGCCACCAACAAATAACAATCTTTCCATCCTTTTTAATGTCATGTAGATAAAATCTATTAAGTATTTTCGCTAGTAATGCATTAATAAGGAGTATAGAaggtttctttcctttctttattttgggcAATTTCTAAGGAAATTTTAATGAAGTGATtgtggcacacgtgtgagatctggACAATTCATCGGGTGTAGTGGTACATGTgttgagatctgggccattcattaggtggggcctCCCATATGATGTTAGCCAGCAAACAGGTGGGCAACATGTTGTTGGTGAGATGCACCTCTATGGTCACGTTCGGCAacctaacatggagtgtgtgcactaacaagctaacccccaaaaaacaaaaaaaaaaatgcacctcTGTGGTCACGTTTGGCAACCTATGAAGGCTTTCAAGCTATGCATCTGGTAATTAAGATGATGAATTCGGACGCAGATTagccactgacaggttgagtagcgtgaCTCattatgaagtgacgtcactaagttctattAGCCCACAactatgtatgtgttgcatccacatcgttcatctatttggagagatcaatgcatgagacaaagaataagGTACATCCAACTACGGAGTAGACCATATCACATAAAACAGTGAAGAGAGAATGATGCCTATGGTTGAtatcttcctaaggtccaccatcatgtttattgagATCAAacatgt is a genomic window of Magnolia sinica isolate HGM2019 chromosome 15, MsV1, whole genome shotgun sequence containing:
- the LOC131227172 gene encoding glutathione transferase GST 23-like — protein: MGGEVKVFGAFPSPYCFRIEWALKHKGIAYEYVKEDLRNKSPLLLEYNPVYTKVPVLLHDGNPVSESLVILEYIDETWKENPILPEDPYERAMARFWANFAEEKCSASIRTAFFSQGKEREQALESSLAELQILDAELKGKKFFGGDTIGFVDLVAGWIPHWLPVMEEVTGIKLLDASRFPSLDAWAKNFKEVPAIKENSPPHDPMTSYFHGIWTNMVSSATNK